The DNA segment AAATGAGTCAAAGGATGTAGATTTAGATGGCTATCGGGCTGAATTTATGCGGTTAGTGCAAAAAAGTAAAACTTTGAAAAGGTTATAATCTATCCAAACAATATTCAATCAGATCTGAAATCCGTGTTTATCTGTGGTTGAAATAACTATGGACAGTATTCAGAAAGACAATAACCTTGCATCAAACTACTCTACTGGAAACAATTTTCCAGATTTTATTGAACAAGGCTATCAAGTTGAGCGTTTGTTGGGACATAATCGCGCTGGTGGTCGAGTTACTTACTTAGCAACCAGTATAAAAACTGAGCGGCAGGTAGTAATTAAACAATTTCAATTTGCTATAATTGGAGCTAGTTGGTCAGAATACAAGGCGCATCAACAAGAAATTAAAGTTTTGCAACAGCTAAATTCACCCAGTATCCCCAAGTACTTAGATTCTTTTGAAACAAGTACGGGATTTTGTCTAGTACAAGAATATAAAAAAGCTCCCTCCTTAGCTGAGGCGCAAAACTTTACGCTGGAAGAGATAGAGCAAATTGCGATCGCACTTTTAGAGGTCTTAGTTTACCTGCAACAGCAAGTTCCGACCGTGTTTCATAGAGATATTAAACCAGAGAATATTTTAGTCGATCGTCAAAGTAAAATAAAAGTTTACTTAGTGGATTTTGGTTTGGCTAAAATCGGGGGTGAAGAAGTGGGTGCCAGTAGTGCAGTTAAAGGCACTTTGGGATTTATGCCGCCAGAACAAATTTTTAATCGCCAACTGACAGAAGCTTCCGATTTGTATAGTTTAGGGACTACATTAATTTGTTTGTTGACAAAGACGAAATCATCTGATATTGGCAATTTAATCGATGAATCTTATTGCATCAACTTTAAACCACTATTGCCAAATCTCAGTCCCCAGTTTACAGATTGGCTTTCTAAAATGGTGGCACCTAATTTGAAAAATCGCTATCCCAAAGCAGCGATCGCTCTGAATGCGCTTCAATCTATTAAACTACAAGATAGGATCGACAGCACTAGGCAATTAAAAAAGACAACAACCAGAATTTTGCTGCTCAAGTTTGGGCTATTTGCTGTGTGCCTCACAAGTGCGCTCGCAACTTTACATATCCTCAAACCTATAACTGGTGAAAATGCTATTCGACAATTGCAAGAAAATCGTCAATGTTTGGGGTGTAATTTGAGGGAAGTTAACCTCAGCGGTATGGATCTTAAGGGTGTTGATTTAACAGGTGCCGATTTAACTAGAGCCGATTTGAGAAGCGCTGAACTGGAGAATGTTAAATTAACAGATGCTAATTTGACAGATGCCGATTTAAGAGGTGCCTATCTAGGAAGTGCTAACCTAACTGCTGCCAATTTGACAGGTACTAACTTAGGCAGCGCCGATCTAAGAGGTGCCATTATGCCTGATGGTTCCGTTCATCCTTGAAAGCACAAGCATAATTAAATGTAAAACTCCAGGCCCGTAGAAACCCGGTTTCTGGGTCTTCAGTTTATTTAGGCTCACCTACTTAAAGAAAAGTTCATAATAGTAGATACCACAGTCCCCAAAACCATGACATTGGCCAACTTCTCTGCCAAAACACCAGCCATTTATCGGTTGCTGCTGCTAACGGTAGCAGGGGCGACGTTTATAGGCGGTTGCTCGCAGCTTCCCAGAGCATCTTCTTCTCCTCAAGAGTCGATCGCTCCTCCTCCTACTTCTA comes from the Argonema galeatum A003/A1 genome and includes:
- a CDS encoding serine/threonine-protein kinase produces the protein MDSIQKDNNLASNYSTGNNFPDFIEQGYQVERLLGHNRAGGRVTYLATSIKTERQVVIKQFQFAIIGASWSEYKAHQQEIKVLQQLNSPSIPKYLDSFETSTGFCLVQEYKKAPSLAEAQNFTLEEIEQIAIALLEVLVYLQQQVPTVFHRDIKPENILVDRQSKIKVYLVDFGLAKIGGEEVGASSAVKGTLGFMPPEQIFNRQLTEASDLYSLGTTLICLLTKTKSSDIGNLIDESYCINFKPLLPNLSPQFTDWLSKMVAPNLKNRYPKAAIALNALQSIKLQDRIDSTRQLKKTTTRILLLKFGLFAVCLTSALATLHILKPITGENAIRQLQENRQCLGCNLREVNLSGMDLKGVDLTGADLTRADLRSAELENVKLTDANLTDADLRGAYLGSANLTAANLTGTNLGSADLRGAIMPDGSVHP